In one Salipiger abyssi genomic region, the following are encoded:
- a CDS encoding D-alanine--D-alanine ligase yields the protein MSSRANPKVAVLLGGPSAEREVSLSSGRECAAALRDEGFQVTEVDAGPDLAQVLTALAPDVVFNALHGRWGEDGCVQGLLEWLGIPYTHSGVLSSALAMDKERTKQVYRAAGLPVVDSLLADKSEIEARHVLAPPYVVKPYNEGSSVGVYLVQDGANSPPRLAAEMPETLMVEAYVPGRELTTTVMGDRALTVTDILTDGWYDYDAKYKEGGSRHVLPAEVPQEIFDACLDYALRAHEALGCRGTSRTDFRWDESRGLAGLVLLETNTQPGMTPTSLVPEQAQYLGYSFGQFCRWLVEDASCNR from the coding sequence ATGTCGAGCAGGGCAAACCCGAAAGTGGCGGTATTGTTGGGCGGCCCCTCCGCAGAGCGCGAGGTGTCTCTCAGTTCCGGACGGGAATGTGCCGCCGCTTTGAGGGATGAAGGATTCCAGGTCACCGAGGTCGATGCCGGCCCCGATCTGGCGCAGGTGCTGACAGCGCTCGCGCCCGATGTCGTGTTCAACGCGCTGCATGGCCGTTGGGGCGAAGACGGCTGCGTGCAGGGGCTGCTGGAATGGTTGGGGATTCCCTATACCCATTCCGGCGTTCTGTCCTCGGCGCTGGCCATGGACAAGGAACGCACCAAGCAGGTCTATCGCGCCGCCGGGCTGCCGGTGGTGGACAGCCTGCTTGCCGACAAATCCGAGATCGAAGCGCGCCACGTTCTGGCGCCGCCCTATGTGGTGAAGCCCTATAACGAGGGCTCTTCGGTCGGTGTCTATCTGGTGCAGGACGGGGCCAATTCGCCGCCGCGCCTGGCCGCCGAGATGCCCGAGACGCTGATGGTCGAGGCCTATGTGCCCGGGCGCGAGCTTACCACCACAGTGATGGGCGACCGGGCGCTGACGGTGACCGATATTCTCACCGATGGCTGGTACGATTACGACGCCAAGTACAAGGAGGGCGGCTCGCGCCATGTGCTGCCCGCCGAGGTGCCGCAGGAGATCTTTGACGCCTGTCTCGATTACGCGCTGCGCGCCCATGAGGCGCTGGGCTGCCGGGGCACCAGCCGCACGGATTTCCGCTGGGACGAGAGTCGCGGTCTTGCCGGGCTGGTGCTGCTCGAGACCAACACCCAGCCGGGCATGACGCCGACCTCGCTGGTGCCCGAGCAGGCGCAATATCTTGGTTACAGCTTCGGGCAGTTTTGCCGCTGGCTGGTGGAGGATGCCTCTTGCAACCGATGA
- the murB gene encoding UDP-N-acetylmuramate dehydrogenase, with translation MTDTLPPVRGRLTADRPLSDLTWLRVGGPADLFFQPADLDDLRDFLRALPAGQPVFPMGVGSNLIVRDGGIRAVVIRLGRGFNGISIEGTRVTAGAAALDAHVAKRAAQAGVDLTFLRTIPGSIGGAVRMNAGCYGSYVADHLIEARAVTRDGALVMLTPTELKLAYRQSALPEGWVLTEAVFEGAPGDPRALEARMAAQLKKRDESQPSKDRTAGSTFRNPAGFSSTGRADDSHELKAWKVIDEAGLRGATRGGAQMSPKHSNFLVNTGGATAADLEGLGEEVRKKVFQHSGIALHWEIMRVGEPAVS, from the coding sequence ATGACTGACACGCTTCCCCCCGTGCGCGGGCGCCTCACGGCGGACCGCCCGCTCTCCGATCTGACCTGGCTGCGCGTGGGCGGGCCGGCGGATCTGTTCTTTCAACCCGCCGATCTCGACGATCTGCGCGACTTTCTGCGCGCGCTGCCTGCCGGGCAGCCGGTGTTCCCCATGGGCGTGGGGTCGAACCTGATCGTGCGCGACGGCGGCATCCGCGCAGTGGTGATCCGGCTGGGGCGCGGCTTCAACGGCATCTCCATCGAGGGCACCCGCGTCACCGCCGGTGCCGCCGCGCTCGATGCGCATGTGGCAAAGCGCGCGGCGCAGGCCGGGGTGGACCTGACCTTTCTGCGCACCATCCCGGGCAGCATCGGCGGCGCGGTGCGGATGAATGCCGGCTGCTACGGCTCCTACGTCGCCGATCATCTGATCGAGGCGCGTGCGGTCACCCGCGACGGCGCGCTGGTGATGCTGACGCCGACTGAGCTGAAACTCGCCTACCGCCAGAGCGCGCTGCCCGAGGGCTGGGTGCTGACGGAGGCGGTGTTCGAGGGCGCGCCGGGCGACCCGCGGGCGCTTGAGGCGCGCATGGCGGCGCAGCTCAAGAAACGCGACGAGAGCCAGCCCAGCAAGGACCGTACCGCCGGCTCGACCTTCCGCAACCCGGCGGGGTTCAGCTCCACTGGCCGCGCCGACGACTCCCACGAGCTGAAAGCCTGGAAGGTGATCGACGAGGCCGGCCTGCGCGGCGCCACACGGGGCGGGGCGCAGATGTCGCCCAAACATTCGAATTTCCTGGTGAACACCGGAGGTGCAACCGCCGCCGATCTGGAAGGATTGGGCGAGGAGGTGCGAAAAAAGGTTTTCCAACACAGCGGAATAGCGTTACATTGGGAAATCATGCGGGTCGGAGAACCCGCAGTGTCCTGA
- a CDS encoding DUF2484 family protein translates to MTLSLFLACVWAVAANVLAMLPSRDNHWRRAYLLIGSGLPLLVYVVWENGPWIGLIVLLAGMSILRWPLRYLWRWLRVRLGFGE, encoded by the coding sequence ATGACCCTTTCTCTTTTCCTGGCCTGTGTCTGGGCCGTTGCCGCCAATGTGCTGGCGATGCTGCCCTCGCGCGACAATCACTGGCGGCGGGCCTATCTCTTGATCGGGTCGGGCCTGCCCTTGCTGGTCTATGTGGTCTGGGAAAACGGGCCCTGGATCGGGCTGATCGTGCTGCTGGCCGGGATGAGCATCCTGCGCTGGCCTTTGCGCTATCTCTGGCGCTGGCTGCGCGTGCGGCTCGGGTTTGGCGAATGA
- a CDS encoding APC family permease yields MSEQLKRRIGFGLLTAYGVGVMVGAGIYVLVGAVAGAAGVWAPLAFLAAGAVAAPTALSYAEWSARVPEAAGEAAYIRAGFDMPRLAVLVGLAIVVAGTISAAAVLRGGVGYLTGIVDLPIWLGVAGLGLALTLVAGLGVLESLSLAALFTVIELAGLALIVWAGMGAAPAPDYVTAPPPGFAAIGAGAVLAFFAFIGFEDMVNMAEEVREPTRTMPRAILTSLVVTTLLYALVSWAAVRAVPLEELAASERPLALVWQETRGGGAAGFSAIAVFAALNGVLAQVVMAARVLFGLGKAGGVLAVFHHAHPRFGTPLPATALVGAAVIGAALLLPVDVLAGTTSAVLLAVFVLINAALIAVKRRVPDAPFRVPMAVPVAGVALSLLALVAGLAGQG; encoded by the coding sequence ATGAGCGAGCAACTCAAACGCCGGATCGGCTTCGGGCTGCTGACCGCCTATGGCGTCGGTGTCATGGTCGGCGCGGGTATCTACGTGCTGGTCGGCGCCGTGGCAGGGGCGGCGGGCGTTTGGGCGCCGCTGGCGTTTCTGGCGGCAGGAGCCGTGGCCGCGCCCACCGCGCTTTCCTATGCCGAATGGTCTGCGCGGGTGCCGGAGGCGGCGGGTGAGGCCGCCTATATCCGCGCGGGGTTCGATATGCCGCGGCTGGCTGTGCTCGTCGGGCTCGCCATCGTCGTGGCCGGCACGATCTCCGCCGCAGCGGTGCTGCGCGGCGGGGTCGGGTATCTGACCGGTATCGTCGATCTGCCGATCTGGCTCGGGGTCGCGGGGCTCGGTCTGGCGCTGACGCTGGTCGCCGGGCTGGGGGTTTTGGAAAGCCTGAGCCTTGCCGCGCTCTTCACCGTGATCGAGCTTGCCGGGCTCGCGCTGATCGTCTGGGCCGGGATGGGCGCCGCGCCAGCACCGGATTACGTGACCGCGCCGCCGCCCGGCTTTGCGGCCATCGGTGCCGGGGCGGTGCTGGCGTTTTTCGCCTTCATTGGTTTCGAGGACATGGTCAACATGGCCGAGGAGGTGCGTGAGCCCACCCGCACGATGCCGCGCGCGATCCTGACCTCTCTCGTCGTCACGACCCTGCTTTATGCGCTGGTCTCCTGGGCTGCCGTGCGGGCGGTGCCGCTGGAGGAACTGGCCGCTTCCGAACGGCCGCTGGCGCTGGTCTGGCAGGAGACGCGGGGCGGCGGCGCGGCGGGGTTTTCGGCGATTGCCGTCTTTGCGGCGCTCAACGGTGTGCTGGCGCAGGTGGTGATGGCGGCGCGGGTGCTGTTCGGGCTCGGCAAGGCCGGCGGCGTGCTGGCGGTCTTCCACCACGCGCATCCGCGCTTCGGCACGCCGCTGCCCGCCACCGCCCTGGTCGGCGCGGCGGTGATCGGTGCGGCGCTGCTGCTGCCGGTCGACGTGCTGGCCGGGACGACATCGGCGGTGCTGCTGGCGGTCTTTGTGCTGATCAACGCGGCGCTGATCGCGGTCAAGCGGCGGGTGCCTGACGCCCCGTTCCGCGTGCCCATGGCGGTGCCGGTGGCCGGTGTGGCGCTGTCGCTGCTGGCGCTTGTCGCGGGCCTTGCGGGACAGGGCTGA
- the murC gene encoding UDP-N-acetylmuramate--L-alanine ligase yields MSAATKLPGDVGPIHFVGIGGIGMSGIAEVLLNHGYVVQGSDLKRSKITERLEALGAHIFEGQTAENLETAEVVVISSAIKPGNPELDEARRRGLPVVRRAEMLAELMRLKSNVAVAGTHGKTTTTTMVATLLDAGNYDPTVINGGIIHAYGSNARVGLGEWMVVEADESDGTFNRLPATIAIVTNIDPEHMEHWGSIENLRDGFYQFVSNIPFYGLAVCCTDHAEVQALVGRVSDRRVTTYGFNAQADVRAVNLRYEKGIAHFDILLQGEDSKIEDCTLPMPGDHNVSNALAAVAVARHLGMKRDEIRTALAAFGGVNRRFTRVGEVNGVTIIDDYGHHPVEIAAVLKAARQATEGRVIAVHQPHRYSRLHSLFDDFCACFNEADVVAIAEVYAAGEEPIEGATRDDLVAGLIRHGHRHARAILSEDDLERLVREQARPGDMVVCLGAGTISAWANNLPQRLAD; encoded by the coding sequence ATGAGCGCCGCGACGAAACTTCCGGGCGATGTGGGCCCCATTCACTTCGTCGGCATCGGCGGCATCGGCATGTCGGGTATCGCCGAAGTGCTGCTCAACCACGGCTATGTGGTGCAAGGCTCGGATCTCAAACGCTCCAAGATCACCGAGCGGCTGGAGGCGCTGGGGGCGCATATCTTCGAGGGCCAGACGGCCGAGAACCTCGAGACCGCCGAGGTGGTGGTGATCTCCTCGGCGATCAAGCCGGGCAATCCCGAGCTCGACGAGGCGCGCCGGCGCGGTCTGCCGGTGGTGCGCCGGGCCGAGATGCTGGCCGAGCTGATGCGGCTGAAATCCAACGTCGCGGTGGCCGGCACCCATGGCAAGACCACCACGACGACCATGGTGGCGACGCTGCTGGATGCGGGCAATTACGATCCCACGGTGATCAATGGCGGCATCATCCATGCCTACGGATCCAACGCGCGCGTCGGGCTTGGCGAGTGGATGGTGGTCGAGGCCGACGAGAGCGACGGCACCTTCAACCGCCTGCCTGCGACCATCGCCATCGTCACAAATATCGACCCCGAGCACATGGAGCACTGGGGCAGCATCGAGAACTTGCGCGACGGGTTCTATCAGTTCGTCTCGAATATTCCCTTCTACGGGCTGGCGGTCTGCTGCACCGATCACGCCGAGGTGCAGGCGCTGGTGGGCCGGGTCAGCGACCGGCGGGTGACGACCTATGGCTTCAACGCCCAGGCGGATGTGCGCGCGGTGAACCTGCGCTACGAGAAGGGCATCGCGCATTTCGACATCCTGCTTCAGGGCGAGGACAGCAAGATCGAGGATTGCACCCTGCCGATGCCCGGCGATCACAACGTCTCGAACGCGCTGGCCGCCGTCGCGGTGGCGCGGCATCTGGGGATGAAGCGCGACGAGATCCGCACGGCGCTGGCGGCGTTCGGCGGCGTGAACCGCCGCTTTACCCGGGTGGGTGAGGTCAACGGCGTGACCATCATCGACGATTACGGCCACCACCCGGTGGAAATCGCCGCCGTGCTGAAAGCCGCGCGTCAGGCCACCGAAGGCCGGGTCATCGCCGTGCATCAGCCGCACCGCTATTCGCGGCTGCATTCGCTGTTCGACGATTTCTGCGCCTGTTTCAACGAGGCCGATGTGGTGGCCATCGCCGAGGTCTATGCGGCGGGTGAGGAGCCCATCGAGGGCGCCACGCGCGACGATCTGGTCGCCGGGCTGATCCGCCACGGTCACCGGCATGCCCGCGCGATCCTCAGCGAGGACGATCTGGAACGGCTGGTGCGCGAACAGGCGCGGCCGGGCGACATGGTGGTCTGCCTTGGTGCGGGCACGATCTCGGCCTGGGCCAACAACCTGCCGCAGCGCCTGGCCGACTGA